Proteins from a genomic interval of Drosophila melanogaster chromosome 2R:
- the Asx gene encoding additional sex combs, isoform A has product MKTITPDTTTTTSSQHQQLLIPQADQHHQPMLQQQSLLAAPPPTMIMEHVNLVDDDEKDPLALEQLEVSPSTKHTHSLRRHLPRIIVKPIPPEKKPMAPSEEAAVSTAPAPPTRLICSRRIQQQQQVKAAAAAAAAAAAAAAAAAAAAQAQATSSYPSAISPGSKAGTSQASTMREVLASIPGFSVKPRRRSNKKLTTAAQIEQTKDGKIDLETPDSILASTNLRALLNKQTFSLLPPLYQYNLIQLLPSVDREASELEQPSSSASGGSPSEAIRLSASCLNNEFFARACLEWRERLSEGEFTPENQLKLKTEAEREKNKLDPWKLKHFEPFWGEKNSRGKDKDKLESDCKNQKLSASIKSEPKPPATSQQKPLQQATCDNETELKFDLSTKCETTSAKTTVAVAVADKSSTFPPTGSQNNVLNEQQRRVLKRPSSSPSQRKQAPTTIATINLDDDLDELPSTSKDSKQPKMDEIVPNASGNVVAAPMVDVVDHSAVEMKIKDEQQHQRQHQPLINSTCDKIEPSECSKEMIVAMKQVDSKEDVDSIASAAAMPAIAAVTPHTPKPEALAPNPDVANQFVSYLQNVELAAETKAPLDNSNEADITTGTNSHDFVFSDTIDHAYFQEHQSTINHNFFTSSSSSNTATTAANKLEEHSDKPEDSPLPIASSISGSTPASSITSTSCTSSSSSSASMSSSCSSSNSGSTTTAPTTSSSAGAPTAPLTLAAAAETTLANVQAMLSTVAKLQQQQQELPVELNSNEMYQHVQHDWNFGDIKLSSSQSSGDQQRNLSHEAIDLMDVVQDADVIDDIMHNDVCHDVLGDEDEGDQEEDEDDEVVECMTEEQQLIDEDSEAVREIVDKLQQHQQQQNQQQHHQQLHIQDVVQLAQHSFMPQAHSEFGNDIGQEMLCDAVPMSAAEMEVSSTVITNSSNSNDSSNNISLCSSTNSLTINQMPHQASQQPQQNAQSNAQQQRQILVDSNGQIIGNFLLQQQRQQQQQQLLQQFTLQAAAAQQQQQQQQQHQQQQQQQQQATSSNSLGKTLPVALRNGTQQFLSPNLIAQQHQQQQQQQLEQHQQQATAQQKHQQIQQFALQQAQLHQRQLLAQAANNNLLQQQQQQQQNVALPTTQAKFIAKPLNIISMTRPANASPTTAATTANTASIPSAYANVVAVTGAQQQQSPPVPAPQQQTVQQQQLANHNSNMQQLPNVLTMKTLPPSGVPTTIAQQRLQPKMPTGKGRKATSNRLPPGAVNLERSYQICQAVIQNSPNRENLKAQLRPPAAILNQHQPTTTTAPAPINPVTLNVSTVAATPMSNITTATGSMAAAVAAAPPQNVLKQEELLVSGAVGAGALPAGLPPNVMGVGRPGVYKVIGPRMSGFPRKKYVQRKPSPTTLIRHVFSPGPGGATATAQQLQMLQQHHQSTTSPVPVQNPQQPAPEQLIHQNGNGQYVLVHRANVGAADNQAPRASSAPPMHQNQFVTVQNPLHSINGIPMGGRGRPASVDTTAGSGNVIAPPISATDALHHHHHEMQQQQQHQQPQPLGNVGAAANIVRRNIAAGPNIAYIDGSNTNSSAVALMEAGNNYIVTTNASPTAAPSPINQQPQSQPTGTQHQHPLLQLHQTGENTPPGNEATATANNCACSLNAMVICQQCGAFCHDDCIGAAKLCVACVIR; this is encoded by the exons ATGAAAACCATTACGCCGGatacgacgacgacgacgtcgTCGCAGCACCAACAACTTCTCATTCCACAAGCGGATCAGCATCACCAGCcgatgctgcagcagcaatcCCTGTTGGCCGCTCCACCGCCTACGATGATAATGGAGCATGTGAATCTGGTGGACGACGACGAGAAGGATCCTCTTGCGCTGGAGCAACTGGAAGTGTCACCGTCTaccaagcacacacacagtctCAG ACGCCACCTGCCACGCATTATCGTGAAACCAATACCACCTGAGAAGAAACCGATGGCGCCCAGCGAAGAGGCTGCCGTCAGTACTGCTCCTGCCCCGCCCACGCGTTTAATATGCAGCCGACGCattcagcaacagcaacaggtcaaagcggcagcagcagcggcggcggcagcagcggcggcagcagcagcagcagcggccgcAGCACAAGCCCAAGCCACCTCCAGCTATCCATCCGCCATCTCACCCGGCAGCAAGGCGGGCACCTCTCAAGCTTCGACCATGCGGGAGGTCCTGGCCTCCATACCCGGTTTTAGTGTTAAGCCCCGTCGGAGGAGCAATAAGAAGCTGACGACAGCAGCGCAGATTGAGCAAACAAAAGACGGAAAGATCGACCTGGAGACCCCCGACTCCATACTGGCCTCCACCAACTTAAGAGCGCTGTTGAACAAGCAAACGTTCTCGCTTTTGCCACCGCTCTATCAATACAATCTCATACAACTGCTGCCCAGCGTGGATCGCGAGGCCAGCGAACTAGAGCAACCTAGCAGTAGCGCAAGTGGAGGCAGTCCATCGGAGGCTATAAGGCTAAGTGCCTCCTGTCTAAACAACGAGTTTTTTGCCCGAGCCTGCTTGGAGTGGCGGGAACGACTAAGCGAAGGCGAGTTTACACCCGAAAACCAGCTGAAACTTAAAACGGAAGCAGAGCGCGAAAAGAACAAGTTGGATCCCTGGAAGCTGAAACACTTTGAGCCCTTCTGGGGCGAGAAGAATTCTAGGGGGAAGGATAAGGATAAGTTAGAAAGCGATTGCAAGAATCAGAAGCTTTCGGCAAGCATTAAGAGTGAGCCCAAACCACCAGCGACATCGCAACAAAAACCACTGCAACAAGCAACATGTGATAATGAGACtgaattaaaatttgatttg AGCACAAAGTGCgaaacgacatcagctaaaaCTACAGTAGCAGTGGCAGTAGCAGATAAATCAAGCACGTTTCCACCCACTGGCAGCCAGAATAATGTGCTTAACGAACAGCAACGCCGTGTCCTCAAACGTCCATCGAGCAGTCCTTCGCAGCGCAAGCAGGCACCCACAACGATAGCGACCATTAATTTGGACGATGATCTCGACGAGCTGCCCAGCACATCAAAGGACAGCAAGCAGCCGAAGATGGACGAAATTGTTCCTAATGCGTCAGGGAATGTTGTCGCAGCTCCAATGGTTGATGTTGTGGATCACTCTGCAgtcgaaatgaaaatcaaggacgagcaacagcatcagcgACAACATCAGCCACTTATCAACAGTACCTGTGATAAAATTGAGCCATCTGAATGCAGTAAGGAGATGATCGTTGCCATGAAACAAGTGGATTCTAAGGAAGATGTGGACTCCATTGCATCGGCGGCTGCCATGCCAGCAATTGCTGCCGTTACCCCACATACACCAAAGCCGGAAGCGTTAGCACCAAATCCGGATGTGGCTAACCAATTTGTAAGCTACTTACAAAACGTCGAACTAGCAGCTG AAACCAAAGCGCCTTTGGACAATTCAAACGAGGCAGATATAACGACAGGAACAAATAGCCATGATTTCGTTTTCTCAGATACTATCGATCACG CCTATTTTCAAGAACATCAATCCACTATCAATCACAACTTCTTCACTTCATCTTCATCGTCCAACA CGGCGACAACTGCAGCTAATAAACTGGAAGAGCATAGTGATAAGCCGGAGGACTCACCGCTCCCCATTGCAAGCTCAATTTCTGGGTCGACGCCGGCCAGTTCGATTACATCGACCAGCTGCACATCGTCCTCATCTTCCTCCGCCTCAATGTCATCTTCGTGCTCCAGTAGCAATTCCGGCTCGACGACGACCGCGCCCACAACTTCATCGTCGGCCGGAGCACCAACGGCTCCACTGACgctggcagcagcagctgaaacTACGTTGGCAAATGTCCAAGCCATGCTTTCAACTGTGGCCAAgttacagcagcagcaacaggagtTACCCGTGGAGTTGAACTCCAATGAAATGTACCAGCATGTGCAGCACGATTGGAACTTTGGCGACATTAAGTTAAGCAGTTCGCAGTCAAGCGGAGATCAGCAGCGTAATCTAAGCCATGAAGCAATCGATCTGATGGATGTAGTGCAAGATGCCGACGTCATCGACGACATTATGCACAATGATGTGTGCCACGATGTTCTCGGTGACGAAGATGAGGGTGATCAAGAGGAGGATGAAGACGATGAAGTGGTAGAATGTATGACGGAGGAACAGCAGTTAATTGATGAAGACAGCGAAGCTGTCCGTGAAATAGTGGacaaactgcagcagcatcagcagcaacaaaatcagcagcagcatcatcaacaGTTGCATATCCAGGATGTCGTCCAATTGGCTCAGCATTCGTTTATGCCGCAGGCCCATAGTGAATTTGGAAATGAT ATCGGCCAGGAAATGCTCTGTGATGCTGTACCAATGTCTGCTGCCGAAATGGAAGTGTCCAGCACGGTGATAACCAATAGTAGCAATAGcaacgacagcagcaacaacataaGCCTatgcagcagcaccaacagtCTTACCATTAATCAAATGCCGCACCAAGCATCGCAACAGCCGCAACAGAACGCTCAGTCCAATGCACAGCAGCAAAGACAGATATTGGTGGATTCCAATGGTCAGATAATTGGCAACTTTTTGCTTCAGCAGCAAcgccaacaacagcaacagcaactactACAACAGTTCACGCTGCAGGCGGCGgcagcacagcagcagcagcaacaacaacaacagcaccagcaacagcagcagcagcaacagcaagcaACAAGTAGCAATTCCTTGGGCAAGACATTACCAGTGGCTCTCCGCAACGGAACCCAACAGTTCTTGTCTCCTAACCTGATCgcacagcaacatcagcagcagcagcagcaacaactggagcaacatcaacagcaggcTACGGCACAACAAAAGCATCAGCAGATTCAGCAGTTTGCCTTGCAGCAGGCGCAACTACACCAGCGACAACTTCTCGCCCAGGCCGCCAACAACAATCTgctacaacagcagcaacaacagcagcaaaatgtTGCACTACCAACAACACAGGCTAAATTCATAGCAAAGCCACTAAATATCATCTCAATGACGCGTCCTGCCAATGCATCACCTACCACAGCAGCAACGACGGCAAATACCGCATCTATTCCGTCCGCCTATGccaatgttgttgctgtgaCGGGcgcgcaacagcagcaatctCCGCCAGTACCTGCCCCTCAGCAGCAGACagtccaacaacaacagttggCAAATCACAACAGTAATATGCAGCAGTTACCCAACGTGCTGACTATGAAAACTCTGCCACCATCGGGAGTGCCAACCACCATTGCCCAGCAAAGATTGCAGCCAAAAATGCCAACGGGAAAAGGGCGCAAAGCAACCAGCAATAGGTTACCACCGGGTGCAGTAAATCTGGAGCGTAGCTATCAAATCTGCCAGGCTGTTATCCAGAATAGTCCAAACCGCGAGAATCTCAAGGCTCAGTTGCGACCGCCTGCGGCGATTCTCAACCAACATCAGCCGACGACAACCACTGCGCCAGCACCTATAAACCCTGTGACCTTGAATGTATCAACGGTGGCTGCCACACCCATGTCCAACATAACGACGGCCACGGGTAGCATGGCAGctgcagtcgcagcagcacccccacaaaatgtattaaaGCAAGAGGAGCTGTTGGTCAGTGGAGCAGTTGGTGCTGGAGCTCTGCCCGCTGGATTGCCGCCGAATGTCATGGGTGTCGGACGTCCGGGAGTATACAAG GTTATTGGACCGCGTATGAGTGGTTTCCCAAGAAAGAAATATGTCCAACGGAAGCCGTCACCCACAACGCTCATCCGGCATGTGTTTAGTCCCGGACCTGGAGGAGCTACAGCCACCGCTCAGCAATTGCAAATGCTTCAGCAGCATCACCAGTCGACGACTTCGCCAGTGCCTGTACAAAATCCTCAGCAGCCAGCACCGGAGCAGTTGATACACCAAAATGGCAATGGACAATATGTTCTCGTTCATCGGGCGAATGTGGGTGCAGCTGACAATCAAGCGCCTAGAGCCTCCAGTGCCCCGCCAATGCATCAAAACCAG TTCGTTACTGTTCAGAATCCGCTGCACAGCATAAACGGCATTCCTATGGGTGGACGCGGGCGTCCAGCATCGGTGGACACAACGGCTGGCAGCGGCAACGTTATAGCACCACCAATTTCCGCCACAGATGCGttgcatcatcatcaccacgaaatgcagcagcagcagcaacatcagcagccgCAGCCGCTGGGCAATGTAGGCGCAGCCGCGAATATTGTGCGGCGCAATATCGCTGCAG GACCCAACATCGCCTACATTGACGGCAGCAATACCAACTCATCGGCCGTCGCGCTTATGGAAGCTGGCAACAACTACATAGTGACGACCAACGCGTCACCAACTGCAGCACCTTCGCCGATCAACCAGCAGCCCCAATCGCAACCAACTGGGACTCAGCATCAGCATCCATTGCTGCAATTGCATCAAACCGGGGAGAACACTCCGCCGGGCAATGAAGCTACGGCCACGGCGAACAACTGCGCCTGCTCACTCAATGCGATGGTGATCTGCCAACAGTGCGGAGCCTTTTGCCACGACGACTGCATCGGTGCGGCCAAGCTGTGTGTCGCCTGTGTGATTAGATGA
- the Asx gene encoding additional sex combs, isoform B has product MKTITPDTTTTTSSQHQQLLIPQADQHHQPMLQQQSLLAAPPPTMIMEHVNLVDDDEKDPLALEQLEVSPSTKHTHSLRRHLPRIIVKPIPPEKKPMAPSEEAAVSTAPAPPTRLICSRRIQQQQQVKAAAAAAAAAAAAAAAAAAAAQAQATSSYPSAISPGSKAGTSQASTMREVLASIPGFSVKPRRRSNKKLTTAAQIEQTKDGKIDLETPDSILASTNLRALLNKQTFSLLPPLYQYNLIQLLPSVDREASELEQPSSSASGGSPSEAIRLSASCLNNEFFARACLEWRERLSEGEFTPENQLKLKTEAEREKNKLDPWKLKHFEPFWGEKNSRGKDKDKLESDCKNQKLSASIKSEPKPPATSQQKPLQQATCDNETELKFDLSTKCETTSAKTTVAVAVADKSSTFPPTGSQNNVLNEQQRRVLKRPSSSPSQRKQAPTTIATINLDDDLDELPSTSKDSKQPKMDEIVPNASGNVVAAPMVDVVDHSAVEMKIKDEQQHQRQHQPLINSTCDKIEPSECSKEMIVAMKQVDSKEDVDSIASAAAMPAIAAVTPHTPKPEALAPNPDVANQFVSYLQNVELAAETKAPLDNSNEADITTGTNSHDFVFSDTIDHAYFQEHQSTINHNFFTSSSSSNTATTAANKLEEHSDKPEDSPLPIASSISGSTPASSITSTSCTSSSSSSASMSSSCSSSNSGSTTTAPTTSSSAGAPTAPLTLAAAAETTLANVQAMLSTVAKLQQQQQELPVELNSNEMYQHVQHDWNFGDIKLSSSQSSGDQQRNLSHEAIDLMDVVQDADVIDDIMHNDVCHDVLGDEDEGDQEEDEDDEVVECMTEEQQLIDEDSEAVREIVDKLQQHQQQQNQQQHHQQLHIQDVVQLAQHSFMPQAHSEFGNDIGQEMLCDAVPMSAAEMEVSSTVITNSSNSNDSSNNISLCSSTNSLTINQMPHQASQQPQQNAQSNAQQQRQILVDSNGQIIGNFLLQQQRQQQQQQLLQQFTLQAAAAQQQQQQQQQHQQQQQQQQQATSSNSLGKTLPVALRNGTQQFLSPNLIAQQHQQQQQQQLEQHQQQATAQQKHQQIQQFALQQAQLHQRQLLAQAANNNLLQQQQQQQQNVALPTTQAKFIAKPLNIISMTRPANASPTTAATTANTASIPSAYANVVAVTGAQQQQSPPVPAPQQQTVQQQQLANHNSNMQQLPNVLTMKTLPPSGVPTTIAQQRLQPKMPTGKGRKATSNRLPPGAVNLERSYQICQAVIQNSPNRENLKAQLRPPAAILNQHQPTTTTAPAPINPVTLNVSTVAATPMSNITTATGSMAAAVAAAPPQNVLKQEELLVSGAVGAGALPAGLPPNVMGVGRPGVYKVIGPRMSGFPRKKYVQRKPSPTTLIRHVFSPGPGGATATAQQLQMLQQHHQSTTSPVPVQNPQQPAPEQLIHQNGNGQYVLVHRANVGAADNQAPRASSAPPMHQNQFVTVQNPLHSINGIPMGGRGRPASVDTTAGSGNVIAPPISATDALHHHHHEMQQQQQHQQPQPLGNVGAAANIVRRNIAAGKLVYY; this is encoded by the exons ATGAAAACCATTACGCCGGatacgacgacgacgacgtcgTCGCAGCACCAACAACTTCTCATTCCACAAGCGGATCAGCATCACCAGCcgatgctgcagcagcaatcCCTGTTGGCCGCTCCACCGCCTACGATGATAATGGAGCATGTGAATCTGGTGGACGACGACGAGAAGGATCCTCTTGCGCTGGAGCAACTGGAAGTGTCACCGTCTaccaagcacacacacagtctCAG ACGCCACCTGCCACGCATTATCGTGAAACCAATACCACCTGAGAAGAAACCGATGGCGCCCAGCGAAGAGGCTGCCGTCAGTACTGCTCCTGCCCCGCCCACGCGTTTAATATGCAGCCGACGCattcagcaacagcaacaggtcaaagcggcagcagcagcggcggcggcagcagcggcggcagcagcagcagcagcggccgcAGCACAAGCCCAAGCCACCTCCAGCTATCCATCCGCCATCTCACCCGGCAGCAAGGCGGGCACCTCTCAAGCTTCGACCATGCGGGAGGTCCTGGCCTCCATACCCGGTTTTAGTGTTAAGCCCCGTCGGAGGAGCAATAAGAAGCTGACGACAGCAGCGCAGATTGAGCAAACAAAAGACGGAAAGATCGACCTGGAGACCCCCGACTCCATACTGGCCTCCACCAACTTAAGAGCGCTGTTGAACAAGCAAACGTTCTCGCTTTTGCCACCGCTCTATCAATACAATCTCATACAACTGCTGCCCAGCGTGGATCGCGAGGCCAGCGAACTAGAGCAACCTAGCAGTAGCGCAAGTGGAGGCAGTCCATCGGAGGCTATAAGGCTAAGTGCCTCCTGTCTAAACAACGAGTTTTTTGCCCGAGCCTGCTTGGAGTGGCGGGAACGACTAAGCGAAGGCGAGTTTACACCCGAAAACCAGCTGAAACTTAAAACGGAAGCAGAGCGCGAAAAGAACAAGTTGGATCCCTGGAAGCTGAAACACTTTGAGCCCTTCTGGGGCGAGAAGAATTCTAGGGGGAAGGATAAGGATAAGTTAGAAAGCGATTGCAAGAATCAGAAGCTTTCGGCAAGCATTAAGAGTGAGCCCAAACCACCAGCGACATCGCAACAAAAACCACTGCAACAAGCAACATGTGATAATGAGACtgaattaaaatttgatttg AGCACAAAGTGCgaaacgacatcagctaaaaCTACAGTAGCAGTGGCAGTAGCAGATAAATCAAGCACGTTTCCACCCACTGGCAGCCAGAATAATGTGCTTAACGAACAGCAACGCCGTGTCCTCAAACGTCCATCGAGCAGTCCTTCGCAGCGCAAGCAGGCACCCACAACGATAGCGACCATTAATTTGGACGATGATCTCGACGAGCTGCCCAGCACATCAAAGGACAGCAAGCAGCCGAAGATGGACGAAATTGTTCCTAATGCGTCAGGGAATGTTGTCGCAGCTCCAATGGTTGATGTTGTGGATCACTCTGCAgtcgaaatgaaaatcaaggacgagcaacagcatcagcgACAACATCAGCCACTTATCAACAGTACCTGTGATAAAATTGAGCCATCTGAATGCAGTAAGGAGATGATCGTTGCCATGAAACAAGTGGATTCTAAGGAAGATGTGGACTCCATTGCATCGGCGGCTGCCATGCCAGCAATTGCTGCCGTTACCCCACATACACCAAAGCCGGAAGCGTTAGCACCAAATCCGGATGTGGCTAACCAATTTGTAAGCTACTTACAAAACGTCGAACTAGCAGCTG AAACCAAAGCGCCTTTGGACAATTCAAACGAGGCAGATATAACGACAGGAACAAATAGCCATGATTTCGTTTTCTCAGATACTATCGATCACG CCTATTTTCAAGAACATCAATCCACTATCAATCACAACTTCTTCACTTCATCTTCATCGTCCAACA CGGCGACAACTGCAGCTAATAAACTGGAAGAGCATAGTGATAAGCCGGAGGACTCACCGCTCCCCATTGCAAGCTCAATTTCTGGGTCGACGCCGGCCAGTTCGATTACATCGACCAGCTGCACATCGTCCTCATCTTCCTCCGCCTCAATGTCATCTTCGTGCTCCAGTAGCAATTCCGGCTCGACGACGACCGCGCCCACAACTTCATCGTCGGCCGGAGCACCAACGGCTCCACTGACgctggcagcagcagctgaaacTACGTTGGCAAATGTCCAAGCCATGCTTTCAACTGTGGCCAAgttacagcagcagcaacaggagtTACCCGTGGAGTTGAACTCCAATGAAATGTACCAGCATGTGCAGCACGATTGGAACTTTGGCGACATTAAGTTAAGCAGTTCGCAGTCAAGCGGAGATCAGCAGCGTAATCTAAGCCATGAAGCAATCGATCTGATGGATGTAGTGCAAGATGCCGACGTCATCGACGACATTATGCACAATGATGTGTGCCACGATGTTCTCGGTGACGAAGATGAGGGTGATCAAGAGGAGGATGAAGACGATGAAGTGGTAGAATGTATGACGGAGGAACAGCAGTTAATTGATGAAGACAGCGAAGCTGTCCGTGAAATAGTGGacaaactgcagcagcatcagcagcaacaaaatcagcagcagcatcatcaacaGTTGCATATCCAGGATGTCGTCCAATTGGCTCAGCATTCGTTTATGCCGCAGGCCCATAGTGAATTTGGAAATGAT ATCGGCCAGGAAATGCTCTGTGATGCTGTACCAATGTCTGCTGCCGAAATGGAAGTGTCCAGCACGGTGATAACCAATAGTAGCAATAGcaacgacagcagcaacaacataaGCCTatgcagcagcaccaacagtCTTACCATTAATCAAATGCCGCACCAAGCATCGCAACAGCCGCAACAGAACGCTCAGTCCAATGCACAGCAGCAAAGACAGATATTGGTGGATTCCAATGGTCAGATAATTGGCAACTTTTTGCTTCAGCAGCAAcgccaacaacagcaacagcaactactACAACAGTTCACGCTGCAGGCGGCGgcagcacagcagcagcagcaacaacaacaacagcaccagcaacagcagcagcagcaacagcaagcaACAAGTAGCAATTCCTTGGGCAAGACATTACCAGTGGCTCTCCGCAACGGAACCCAACAGTTCTTGTCTCCTAACCTGATCgcacagcaacatcagcagcagcagcagcaacaactggagcaacatcaacagcaggcTACGGCACAACAAAAGCATCAGCAGATTCAGCAGTTTGCCTTGCAGCAGGCGCAACTACACCAGCGACAACTTCTCGCCCAGGCCGCCAACAACAATCTgctacaacagcagcaacaacagcagcaaaatgtTGCACTACCAACAACACAGGCTAAATTCATAGCAAAGCCACTAAATATCATCTCAATGACGCGTCCTGCCAATGCATCACCTACCACAGCAGCAACGACGGCAAATACCGCATCTATTCCGTCCGCCTATGccaatgttgttgctgtgaCGGGcgcgcaacagcagcaatctCCGCCAGTACCTGCCCCTCAGCAGCAGACagtccaacaacaacagttggCAAATCACAACAGTAATATGCAGCAGTTACCCAACGTGCTGACTATGAAAACTCTGCCACCATCGGGAGTGCCAACCACCATTGCCCAGCAAAGATTGCAGCCAAAAATGCCAACGGGAAAAGGGCGCAAAGCAACCAGCAATAGGTTACCACCGGGTGCAGTAAATCTGGAGCGTAGCTATCAAATCTGCCAGGCTGTTATCCAGAATAGTCCAAACCGCGAGAATCTCAAGGCTCAGTTGCGACCGCCTGCGGCGATTCTCAACCAACATCAGCCGACGACAACCACTGCGCCAGCACCTATAAACCCTGTGACCTTGAATGTATCAACGGTGGCTGCCACACCCATGTCCAACATAACGACGGCCACGGGTAGCATGGCAGctgcagtcgcagcagcacccccacaaaatgtattaaaGCAAGAGGAGCTGTTGGTCAGTGGAGCAGTTGGTGCTGGAGCTCTGCCCGCTGGATTGCCGCCGAATGTCATGGGTGTCGGACGTCCGGGAGTATACAAG GTTATTGGACCGCGTATGAGTGGTTTCCCAAGAAAGAAATATGTCCAACGGAAGCCGTCACCCACAACGCTCATCCGGCATGTGTTTAGTCCCGGACCTGGAGGAGCTACAGCCACCGCTCAGCAATTGCAAATGCTTCAGCAGCATCACCAGTCGACGACTTCGCCAGTGCCTGTACAAAATCCTCAGCAGCCAGCACCGGAGCAGTTGATACACCAAAATGGCAATGGACAATATGTTCTCGTTCATCGGGCGAATGTGGGTGCAGCTGACAATCAAGCGCCTAGAGCCTCCAGTGCCCCGCCAATGCATCAAAACCAG TTCGTTACTGTTCAGAATCCGCTGCACAGCATAAACGGCATTCCTATGGGTGGACGCGGGCGTCCAGCATCGGTGGACACAACGGCTGGCAGCGGCAACGTTATAGCACCACCAATTTCCGCCACAGATGCGttgcatcatcatcaccacgaaatgcagcagcagcagcaacatcagcagccgCAGCCGCTGGGCAATGTAGGCGCAGCCGCGAATATTGTGCGGCGCAATATCGCTGCAGGTAAATTGGTGTATTATTAG